Part of the Streptomyces antimycoticus genome, CTCGCCGACCGGCAACCCCCATGTCGGCCTGGTCCGCACGGCCCTGTTCAACTGGGCCTTCGCCCGTCACCACGGCGGCACCCTGGTGTTCCGCATCGAGGACACCGACGCCGCGCGCGACTCCGAGGAGTCCTACACCCAGCTGCTGGACGCCATGCGCTGGCTGGGCTTCGACTGGGACGAGGGCCCCGAGGTCGGCGGACCGCACGCGCCCTACCGCCAGTCCCAGCGGATGGACCTCTACCGCGAGGTCGCGGACAAGCTGCTGGAGGCGGGCCACGCCTACCGCTGCTACTGCACCGCCGAGGAGCTGGAGGAGCGCCGCGAGGCGGCCCGCAAGGCCGGCCGGCCCTCCGGCTACGACGGCACCTGCCGCACCCTGACCGCCGAGCAGATCGCCGCGTACGAGGCCGAGGGGCGCGTCTCGATCGTGCGCTTCCGGATGCCGGACGAGCCGATCACCTTCACCGACCTGGTGCGCGGTGAGCTGACCTTCACCCCCGAGAACGTCTCGGACTACGGCATCGTGCGGGCCAACGGCGCGCCCCTCTACACGCTCGTCAACCCCGTGGACGACGCGCTGATGGAGATCACGCATGTGCTGCGCGGCGAGGACCTGCTCTCCTCCACCCCGCGGCAGATCGGGCTCTACCGGGCGCTCGCCGAGATCGGTGTGGGCCCCGGCACGGTGCCCGCGTTCGGCCATCTCCCGTATGTCATGGGCGAGGGCAACAAGAAGCTCTCCAAGCGCGATCCGCAGTCCTCGCTGAACCTCTACCGGGAGCGCGGCTTCCTCCCCGAGGGACTGCTCAACTACCTCTCCCTGCTGGGCTGGTCGCTCTCCTCCGACCGGGACGTCTTCTCACTGGCGGAGATGGTCGAGGCGTTCGACATCTCGGGGGTGAACGCCAACCCGGCGCGTTTCGACCTCAAGAAGGCCGAGGCGATCAACGCGGACCACATCCGGCTGCTGGATGTGAAGGCGTTCATCGAGGCGTGCGAGCCCTGGCTGAAGGCCCCGCACGCGCCGTGGTCCCCGGACGCCTTCGACGCGGCCGCCTTCGCGGCGCTGGCCCCGCTGGCCCAGACCCGGCTGACGGTCCTGTCCGACATCACCGCGAACGTGGACTTCCTCTTCCTCGACGAGCCCGCCGAGGACGAGGCGTCCTGGACCAAGGCGATGAAGCCGGGCGCGGACGCGCTCCTGGCCTCGGTCCGTACCCGGCTCGCCGAGGCGGACTGGGACGCCGAGACCCTGAAGGCCGCGGTCCTCGCGGCCGGCGAGGAGCACGGCCTCAAACTGGGCAAGGCCCAGGCCCCGCTGCGGGTCGCGGTCACCGGCCGCACGGTCGGGCTGCCGCTGTTCGAGTCCCTGGAGGTACTGGGCCGCGAGCGCACGCTGGCCCGGGTGGACGCGGCGCTGGCGAAGCTGGCCGGATAGGGGGCGCGGGGCGCTGCCTGGGCCGGTGAGGCGGCGCCACTCGCGGTGATACTCGTTTTGGTGGCCCGTCCACCATCGGGTAATGTTCTTCCTGCGCCGGACGGGCGGGCCGAGAGGTCGGACCGGGGCGCAAGCCAAACAAAACCCCTTACGGGGGTGGCGTTTTGGTGGGGTATGGTGTAATTGGCAGCACGAGTGATTCTGGTTCACTTAGTCTAGGTTCGAGTCCTGGTACCCCAGCAAGAGATCTCTCGGATGACCGGTGGATCTCTTGATCAAAGCAGGACCAAGCCCCCGTTGTGTAGCGGCCTAGCACGCTGCCCTCTCAAGGCAGTAGCGCCGGTTCGAATCCGGTCGGGGGTACGGATCTCTTCGCAAGACGGAGATCGCTAGGGCCCCCGTTGTGTAGCGGCCTAGCACGCCGCCCTCTCAAGGCGGTAGCGCCGGTTCGAATCCGGTCGGGGGTACTGGTCTATACCATGGGCTATGGTGTAATTGGCAGCACGAGTGATTCTGGTTCATTTAGTCTAGGTTCGAGTCCTGGTAGCCCAGCGCAGCACTTGTGCTGATTCAGGCCCCCGTTGTGTAGCGGCCTAGCACGCCGCCCTCTCAAGGCGGTAGCGCCGGTTCGAATCCGGTCGGGGGTACCAGCGAAAAGCCCTCCGCGACAGTGCGGGGGGCTTTTTCGTGCCCTGGTCACTCCGTGAATTCATGCCCTGGTCACGGCTCACTCCGCGAAGCGGCGCCCGGATTCCTCGGTTTGTGCGAGCCGCCGCAGGCTGAGCAGCACCGGCTCATAGAGCACCGTCAGCGCCACCACCGCCTCGATCCGCTCGGGCGGGGTGTCGTAGGTCTCCACCAGGTCCAGGTCGGCGACGGCCAGTTCACCCGCCAGCCGGGCGTGCACCAGAAGGTGCTCGGTGTCATGGGGATACCCGAGGCGGTCCAGCGAGGCGATGGCCGCGACCAGCATCCGGTAGGCGGGGGAGGCGTCGCCCAGCTCCTGGCCGTAGGACCAGTCCATCCGCCGCAGCACGGTGTCCACCTGCTCCCGGGCCCGCGTCGCGTGCGGATCGTCCTCGTCGGGCTCGGGGCCGTGGGGCAGTGCCCAGACCGCGGCTCCCATCCGGGTGTTCTGGCTGAGCGACTCGTCCTCGGCGGCCTCCAGCACCTCGCGCGCCGTGGCCACCGGCATCCGGCCGACCTGGATCAGCGAGCGCACCAGCCGCAGTCGGCGCAGATGCTCCTCGCCGTACTCCGACGTGGTGGCGGTGATCCGCTCTCCCGGTGGCAGCAGCCGCTCGCGCAGGTAGTACTTGATCGTCGCGGTGGGCACTCCGCTGCGCTCGCTGAGCTCCGCCAATCGCATCCCTGTTGCACCTTCCGTTGGAGAGTGGCACTATCCAAGTGATGGATAGCGCCGCTATCCAAGACTATCCCGACGTGGGGACAAGGGGATCACCATGGGTACCGAGCTGTTCGCCGGCCGTATGACCGCCGAGGCCGAGAGGGAGGTCACCGTCTTCCTGATCGGCATGCGCATCAACCGCTTCCGCGCGCTGCGCAGCTGGCTGCCGGTCTTCAAGGCGATGCCGCGGATGCTCCGCGAGCTGTCGCAGGACAAGGGGAGCGGGATGCTGGGCTATCAGCTGCTGTTCGGCCCGCCCCGGGTGCTCTACGTCGTCCAGTACTGGGACTCGCATGAGCGGCTGCTGGAGTACGCGTCGGCCCAGGACAAGGAGCACCGTCCGGCCTGGGCGGCGTTCAACCGCCGGATGCGGGAGGGCCGGGGCAAGGTCGGCTTCTGGCACGAGACCTATGTCGTACCGGCCGGGGCGCACGAGGCGGTCTACGTCAACATGCCGGCGTTCGGCCTGGGCAAGGCCACCGGAGTCGTTCCGGTCGGCCGCCGCGGTGACCGCGCGGCCGACCGGCTGAGCCTGAAGAGGGCGTGACGGGCCTCGGGCCCGGCGTGATCAATTCCCTCGGCGGAGGGCGTCGGTCAGGCGGGCGGCCGCGTCGATGACGGCCTGGGCGTGCATCCGGCCCGGGTGGCGGGTCAGCCGCTCGATCGGTCCGGAGACCGAGACGGCGGCCACCACGCGGTTGGACGGGCCGCGCACGGGCGCGGAGACGGACGCCACGCCGGGCTCCCGCTCGCCGATCGACTGGGCCCAGCCCCGCCGTCGTACGCCCGACAGGGCCGTGGCGGTGAACCGGGCCCCCTGCAGTCCGCGGTGCAGCCGCTCCGGCTCCTCCCAGGCCATCAGGACCTGGGCGGCCGAGCCGGCCTTCATCGGGAGGGTGGAGCCGACCGGCACGGTGTCCCGCAGTCCGGACAGCCGCTCGGCCGCGGCGACACAGATGCGCATGTCTCCCTGGCGCCGGTAGAGCTGAGCGCTCTCGCCGGTCACATCCCGGAGGTGGGTGAGCACGGGACCGGCCGTGGCGAGCAGCCGGTCCTCGCCCGCCGCCGCCGCCAGTTCGGCCAGGCGGGGGCCCAGAATGAAGCGTCCCTGCATGTCGCGTGCCACCATCCGGTGGTGCTCGAGTGCGACCGCGAGCCGGTGTGCCGTCGGGCGGGCGAGACCGGTCGCCCCGACCAGTCCGGCGAGGGTGGCCGGGCCGGACTCCAGGGCGCTCAGGACCAGAGCCGCCTTGTCGAGAACGCCGACGCCGCTAGTGTTGTCCATGGGACGATACTCGCGTCTCACAGTGTGAAACGCAAGTTCAATTTCCCGGGAGACCCGCCACTCTGTAAATGGCGGGCCCGCAGACCAGGGCACGCAGTCGAGACAAGCTGGGCCGGCACTGGCGCCGGCCGGAGGGAATGCGATGGGACGGACACTCGCGGAGAAGGTCTGGGACGACCATGTCGTCCGGCACGCCGAAGGCGAGCCTGACCTGCTCTTCATCGATCTGCACCTGCTGCACGAGGTGACCAGCCCGCAGGCGTTCGATGGCCTGCGCAAGGCCGGCCGCACGGTCCGTCGTACCGATCTCACCCTCGCGACCGAGGACCACAACACCCCCACCCTCGACATCGACAAGCCGATCGCGGACCCCGTCTCCCGCGCCCAGTTGGAGACGCTGCGCAAGAACTGCGCGGAGTTCGGTGTCCGGCTGCACCCGCTGGGCGATGTCGAGCAGGGTGTCGTCCACGTGGTGGGACCGCAGCTGGGACTGACCCAGCCCGGTACGACCGTGGTCTGCGGTGACAGCCACACCTCGACCCATGGCGCCTTCGGCGCGCTCGCGTTCGGCATCGGCACCAGCCAGGTCGAGCATGTGCTGGCGACCCAGACGCTGCCGCTCGCGCCGTTCAAGACCATGGCGATCACCGTCGAGGGCGAGCTGCCCGAGAGCGTCACCGCCAAGGACCTGATCCTGGCGATCATCGCGAAGATCGGCACCGGCGGCGGCCAGGGCTATGTGCTCGAGTACCGCGGCCCCGCCATCGAGAAGCTCTCGATGGAGGCCCGGATGACCGTGTGCAACATGTCCATCGAGGCGGGCGCCCGCGCGGGCATGATCGCTCCGGACGAGACGACCTTCGCCTATCTGGAGGGCCGCCCGCACGCCCCCCAGGGCGACGACTGGGACGCGGCCGTCGCGTACTGGCGCACCCTGCGCAGCGACGACGACGCGGTCTTCGACCGTGAGGTCGTCATCGACGCCTCCGAACTCGCCCCGTTCGTCACCTGGGGCACCAACCCCGGCCAGGGCGCTCCGCTGTCGGAGTCGGTCCCGGACCCGGCCTCCTTCGAGGACGCCAGCGAGCAGTTCGCCGCCGAGAAGGCCCTGGAGTACATGGGTCTGACGGCGGGTCAGCCGCTGCGCGACATCGCGGTGGACACGGTCTTCGTCGGTTCCTGCACCAACGGCCGCATCGAGGACCTGCGCTCCGCCGCCTCGGTGCTGTCCGGCCGCTCGGTGGCCGACGGCGTACGGATGTTGGTGGTCCCCGGCTCGGTGCGGGTCGCCCTGCAGGCCGTGGAGGAGGGGCTGGACAAGGTGTTCACCGCCGCCGGCGCCGAGTGGCGGCACGCGGGCTGCTCGATGTGCCTGGGCATGAACCCCGACCAGCTCGCGCCCGGTGAGCGCTCGGCGTCCACCTCCAACCGCAACTTCGAGGGCCGGCAGGGCAAGGGCGGCCGGACCCACCTGGTCTCGCCGCAGGTCGCCGCCGCCACCGCGGTACTGGGCCATCTGGCTTCGCCCGCCGATCTGTCCGACGCGGCCGTATCGACTCCCGTGGGGGCCTGAGCAGTCATGGAAGCATTCACCACGCACACAGGCCGGGCCGTTCCGCTGCGCCGCAGCAATGTGGACACGGACCAGATCATCCCGGCGCACTGGCTCAAGAAGGTCACCCGCGACGGCTTCGAGGACGGGCTCTTCGAGGCCTGGCGCAAGGACCCGGAGTTCGTGCTCAACGCGGCCGAGTACAAGGGCGGAACGGTTCTGGTGGCCGGTCCCGACTTCGGCACCGGCTCCTCGCGCGAGCACGCGGTATGGGCGCTGCAGAACTACGGCTTCAAGGCCGTCATCTCGTCCCGCTTCGCCGACATCTTCCGCGGTAACTCCCTCAAGAACGGGCTGCTGACCGTCGTCCTGCCGCAGGAGACCGTGGACCGGCTGTGGAAGCTGGTCGAGGCGGACCCCGCCGCGGAGGTCACCGTGGACCTCGTCGACCGCCAGGTTCGAGCCGAGGGCATCACGGCTGATTTTGAGCTTGACGAGAATGCCCGGTGGCGACTCCTGGAGGGGCTGGATGACATCAGCCTCACCCTCAGGGAGGACGAATCCATCGCCGCGTACGAGGCGCGTCGTCCCTCCTTCAAGCCGAGCACGGTGGAGGTCTGACCCCCCGGTTCTCCCTGTACAGAGCGGGTTTGGCAAGATGCGCCGCCGGTCCTCGGACCGGCGGCGCATCGGCATGTTGAGGCCCCGTGAAGCGACAACTCGCCTCAGATGGCACAATCAGTGCATGGAACGCGACGGCCAACTCGAGCTCTACGGCATCGTCGCCGACCGGCTCAAGGAAGCGCACGCAAGGGTGCGCGCACTGCAAGTCCCGGAGGGCGTACGGATGGCGCTGTCCCGGAAGCTGCTGGTCATCACCTCAGCGGCGAAACACGATCTCGCAGATGCGGCAAAGCGTCTGGAGCGGTTGATGAACGACCTCGACGAGGGCCGTTTCCCCCAAGATCCCGACACCGACGGAAGTCCGTGACGATCGAGTGCGTTGCGGCACAAGGGTGATTAGCCCGTTTCGTGTTTGATTTGCGGTATATATCTGCCTAACGTGCGAAAAGGCTTGAACACATTGATTCCGGCAATGTCTCCGAAGGGGAAGACGTGAACAAGGCGCAGCTCGTAGAAGCGATTGCCGACAAGGTCGGCGGCCGTCAGCAGGCCGCCGAAGCCGTCGACGCAGTTCTGGACGCCATCGTCCGGGCGGTCGTCGCCGGGGAGCGAGTTTCAGTCACTGGTTTTGGTTCGTTCGAGAAGGTGGAACGTCCCGCCCGGTACGCCCGTAACCCGCAGACCGGGGAGCGCGTGAGGGTCAAGAAGACCTCGGTGCCCCGCTTCCGTGCCGGCCAGGGGTTCAAGGACCTGGTGAGCGGCTCCAAGAAGCTCCCGCGCGGCGGTGAGGTCGCCGTGAAGAAGGCTCCCAAGGGCAGCCTCCAGGTGGCGGCGAAGAAGGCCGCGGCCAAGAAGGCCACCGCCAAGAAGGCTCCTGCGAAGAAGACGACGGCCAAGAAGGCCCCGGCCAAGGCCGCCGCCAAGAAGGCCCCCGCCAAGAAGGCGACTGCCAAGAAGGCGCCCGCCAAGGCCGCCGCGAAGAAGGCCCCGGCGCGCAAGACGAGCGCCCGTAAAACCACCACGAAGAAGACCACCGCCAGGAAGCGCTAGCCGGCGGCGCACGGGCGCCGCACTGTTCACGCGCCGGGCCGGGCTCCCCGAGGGAGCCCGGCCCGCGGTGCTGTCTGCGGTGCTGTCTGCGGTGCTCAGAACGTCTGCAGCGTGACGAAGACGACCCGGCGCTGCTCGCCCTCGCCCTCCACCTCGATCCGCACCCGCTGGCCCGGGCGCAGCATCCGCAGCCCCCCGGCGTCGAAGGCCGCGGTGTCGAACGGCAGCGGGGTGCCGTCGTCGAGCAGCACACTGCCGGCGCGGGTCTCGGGGTCGTACGTATAGGCGGTTCCCTGCATGTCCGCCAGCCTAGCCCTGGTGTGGTCGCCCACGCCCAGGGCCACCGCCGCGCGCAGATCCCCGGCCGTGTCCACGTCGCGCCGCACCGAGTCCACCCCCGCCAGCTCGATCTCCCGCGCGCCCGACGCCCGGTGCCGGGCCCGTGAGGGGCCCCCGAAGGCAGGCGCCAGATCGGCACCGGGCGCCGCCGAGAGGAGGGTCGTGCCCACCCCCGCGGCATCCGCCAGAAAGGCGCGTGAGAAGCCGGACGCGGCCTCGAGTACCAGGTCGAGCTCGACGGTCCGCAGCGCCGGGAGATCGGCGTTCATCGCCGCCACGGCGGCCCCCGGGCGCTCCCCGCGGACCGCGAGGGCGCCGTGCGCCAGCGCCGCGTTCAGCCCGCGCCCCGGGGAGTCGGGCAGGATCCGGGCGCCGAGGGCGGACAGCTCACGTCCGGCGAGCGGGTCGTCGGTGACGACGGTCACCCCTCGCACCCAGCGGCTCGCCAGCGCAGCGCCCACCGTGTCCTGAGCGAACGCGAGCGCGAGCGAGGCCCGGAGGCCGTCACCGGCGGCGTCGGAGAGCCTGGTCTTGGCCCGTGACAAGGGCTTCAGCGGCACCACGAGGGTCCAGGTCACAGGGGCTCCGTTTCTTCCCACGGGCCTCATTCTGACCTGCTGCCCGGCTCGCCGAAGACGTGCGGGGTTACGGTGTTCTCGACAGACAGGGTGCCTGGAGCGACACTTGTGCGGCTGCAGGGGACGACAGCAAGCCAGCAGGTCAGCAGGGTCCAAGAGAGGATGTTCCGAGTGTCCGGCCGCAGAATCGGCTTCTGGTACCGCATGGCAGCGGTCTTGTGCAAACCGCCGCTGGTGGTTCTGTTCAAGCGGGACTGGCACGGAATGGAGCACATTCCCGCCGACGGTGGATTTATCACCGCGATCAATCACAACTCGTATCTCGACCCCCTCTCCTACGCGCACTTCCAGTACAACACCGGAAGAGTGCCGCGCTTCCTCGCCAAGGCCGCCCTCTTCAGGGGCGGCTTCATGGGCTCCATGCTCCGCGGCACCGGTCAGATCCCCGTCTACCGCGAGTCCACCGACGCCGCCAACGCCTTCCGGGCCGCCGTGGACGCCATCAACAAGGGCGAGTGCGTGGCCTTCTACCCCGAGGGCACCCTGACCCGCGACCCCGACATGTGGCCGATGCGCGGAAAGACCGGCGCGGCGCGGGTCGCGCTGCTCACCAAGGCCCCGGTGATCCCCGTCGCCCAGTGGGGCGCCAACGAGGCCGTGCCGCCGTACGCCAAGGAGAAGCGGGTCCGTCTCTTCCCGCGCAAGACCCTCAAGGTGCTCGCCGGCCCGCCGGTGGACCTGTCCGGGTTCTACGGCCAGGAGCCCACCGCGGAGGTCCTCCGGGCGGCCACCGACGTCATCATGGACGCCATCACCGACCTCCTCTCCGAGGTGCGCGGAGAGCCGGCGCCCGTTCACCGGCACGACCGGCCCACCAGCACCAGCACCAGCACCGACGGCCCGCCGCTCCCGCTGGCCGATGAGGAGAGCAAGTGACGCGCTGCGCCGTCTTCGGCACCGGCTCCTGGGGCACCGCCTTCGCGATGGTGCTCGCCGACGCCGGCTGCGAGGTGACGCTGTGGGGCCGCCGGTCCGGTGTCGTCGAGGCCATCAACACCGGCCGCACCAATCCCGACTACTTCCCCGGGGTGCGGCTGCCCGACGGCGTGCGGGCCACCACCGACCCGGCCGAGGCCGCGGCCGGCGCGGAGTTCACCGTCTTCTCCGTGCCCTCCCAGACGCTGCGCGGCAACCTCTCCGAATGGGCCCCGCTGCTGGCCGCCGACACCGTGCTGGTCTCGCTGATGAAGGGCGTCGAACTCGGCACGGCCAAGCGGATGAGCGAGGTCGTCCAGGAGGTCGCCAAGGCGCCCGCGGAGCGCGTCGCGGTGCTCACCGGGCCCAACCTGGCCAAGGAGATCGCCGCCCGGCAGCCCGCCGCCTCCGTGGTGGCCTGCCCCGACGAGAGCGTGGCCCGCCGCCTCCAGACCGCCTGCCACACCGCGTACTTCCGCCCGTACACCAACACCGATGTGGTCGGCTGCGAGCTGGGCGGCGCGGTGAAGAACGTCATCGCGCTGGCCGTGGGCATCGCCGACGGCATGGGGCTCGGTGACAACACCAAGGCGTCGCTCATCACCCGCGGCCTCGCCGAAACGACCCGGCTGGGCCTGGCGATGGGCGCCGACGCGCACACCTTCGCGGGCCTGGCGGGCATGGGCGACCTCGTCGCCACCTGCTCCTCCCCGCTCTCCCGCAACCACACCTTCGGCACCAACCTGGGGCGCGGGATGACACTGGAGGAGACCATCGCGGTCACCAAGCAGACCGCGGAGGGCGTCAAGTCGTGCGAGTCCGTGCTGGATCTCGCCCGCCGCTTCGACGTCGACATGCCCATCACCGAGACGGTCGTCGAGATCGTGCACGACGGCAAACAGCCGCTTGTCGCACTCAAAGAGCTGATGTCCCGCAGCGCCAAGGCCGAGCGGCACTGACGCCGCGCGGACCGCAAGGTAACCTCAACGCGATATGAGCAGCCAGACCCCTTCCTCAGGCCCTGTCCCGGCTTCTTCCGGAGGCGAGCGGCACAAGCCGCGCGTCGCCGTCGTCTTCGGCGGCCGCAGCTCCGAGCACGCCATCTCGGTGGTCACCGCGGGCGCCGTGCTGCGCGCCATCGACCGCGAGAAGTACGACGTGCTGCCGATCGGCATCACCGCTGACGGCCGTTGGGCGCTGACCGCCGACGAGCCCGAGCGGATGGCCATCGCCAACCGCGAGCTGCCCAGCGTCGAACGGCTCGCCGAATCCGGCGAGGGTTCGGTCGTCCTCCCGGTCGACCCGGGGAACCGCGAGGTCGTCTACAGCGAGCCGGGGTCGGTGCCCAAGGCATTGGGCGACGTCGATGTCGTCTTCCCCATGCTGCACGGCCCGTACGGCGAGGACGGCACCCTCCAGGGGCTGCTGGAGCTGTCCGGGGTGCCGTATGTGGGCGCCGGAGTGCTCGCCTCCGCCGTGGGCATGGACAAGGAGTACATGAAGCGGGTGTTCGTCTCCTTCGGGCTGCCCGTCGGCCCGTACGAGGTGATCCGCCCCCGCGAGTGGCAGCAGGAACCTTCCGCCGCCCGCCGCAGGATCGTGGAGTTCGCCGCGGAGCACGGCTGGCCGCTCTTCGTGAAGCCCGCGCGGGCCGGCTCGTCCATCGGCATCACCAAGGTCGAGGACCCGGCGGATCTGGACGAGGCCATCGAGGAGGCCCGGCGCCACGACCCGAAGGTCATCGTGGAGGCGCTGCTGCGCGGCCGCGAGATCGAATGCGGAGTGCTGGAGTACGAGGACGGGCCGCGCGCCAGCCTGCCCGCCGAGATCCCGCCGGTCTCCTCCCACTCCTTCTACGACTTCGAGGCGAAGTACATCGACTCGGCGGCCGGTATCGTGCCGGCGCCGCTCACCGAGGAGCAGACCCGGCGGGTCCAGGAGCTCGCGGTGGCCGCCTTCGAGGCGGCCTCCTGCGAGGGGCTGGTCAGGGCCGACTTCTTCCTGCTGGACAGCGGCGAGTTCGTGATCAACGAGATCAACACCATGCCCGGTTTCACCCCGATCTCGATGTACCCGCGCATGTGGCAGGAGAGCGGTGTGAGCTACCCCGAGCTGGTGGACCGGCTGCTGCAGGCCGCGCTGCGCCGCTCGACCGGGCTGCGCTAGGGCCCAGGCCCCTAGGCCACGCCCTTGGGCACCGTCTTCTTGACGGCCTTGGCGAGGTCGAGCAGGGCGTTGACCTCGGGGGCGTACTTCCCGGGCACGGTCACCTCGACATACGCCCGGCGAAGTACGGTGGTGAAGCGGTAGCCGTCTTTTCGCTTCTCCGGCAGCCACTCGACGCCGTTCACCCCGGCCGACTCGGTCGTGGAGCCCATGGCCTCCGGCCGGGGGACCCCGCAGCGCAGCTGCACGGCGGGGTCCCCCCACACGGCTGTGTAGTCCGAGGCGGGCTCGGCGGTGCCCCGCTTCAGCCCGTTCACGGTGGTGGGCAGTTCCTTGTGGAGCGCACGGCACATCGCCGCAGCCTGTGCGGACGGCGTGGGAACCGCGAGCGCCACACTGTCGTCGGAATCCCCGGTGAAGGTGCAACCGGCCATCGACACCAGGGCCAGCGCCATGGTGGCGGACAGCGGAACGAGCCGTTGGGCGAGACTACGGTGTGCGCAATTCACCGGCCGAGCATACGGGGGAGCTAGAGATGGACGACCGGGCAGGTCAGGGTTCGAGTGATCCCTTCGACTTGCTGGACTTTCGCGACCACCATGCGGCCGAGCTCATCGACCGTATCGGCCTGGGCGCGGACGATCACGTCGTAAGGGCCCGTGACGTCCTCCGCCTGTATCACCCCGGGGAGCTTGGCGATGACGTCGGCCACGGTCGAGGCCTTGCCGACCTCGGTTTGGATCAGGATGTACGCCTGTACCACGGAACCTCCAGGGCGGCTACGAGGATCATGTGGGGAGAAGGGACGCCACGGTACCGCGTCGCCATACGGCGCGGGGAGACCCGCGCGGGGAGCGCGGCGTGGTGGGCAAGCGGCCACGAGCACGAAGGGGCGATGGGATGAAGGGCACCGTGGGCGAGTTGGGGGAGTTCGGGCTTATCAGAGAGCTCACCTCCCGGCTCACCACCACCCCGGCGGTGAGGTTGGGGCCCGGTGACGATGCCGCGGTCGTGGCCGCACCCGACCGGAGGGTCGTGGCCAGTACGGATGTCCTGCTGGAGGGCAGGCACTTCCGCAGGGACTGGTCCACCGCTTATGACGTCGGCCGTAAGGCCGCGGCCCAGAACCTGGCCGACATCGCGGCCATGGGCGCGGTGCCGACCGCGCTGCTGCTCGGCCTGGTGGTCCCCGCCGATCTGCCGGTGACCTGGCCGACCGAGC contains:
- a CDS encoding D-alanine--D-alanine ligase family protein; the protein is MSSQTPSSGPVPASSGGERHKPRVAVVFGGRSSEHAISVVTAGAVLRAIDREKYDVLPIGITADGRWALTADEPERMAIANRELPSVERLAESGEGSVVLPVDPGNREVVYSEPGSVPKALGDVDVVFPMLHGPYGEDGTLQGLLELSGVPYVGAGVLASAVGMDKEYMKRVFVSFGLPVGPYEVIRPREWQQEPSAARRRIVEFAAEHGWPLFVKPARAGSSIGITKVEDPADLDEAIEEARRHDPKVIVEALLRGREIECGVLEYEDGPRASLPAEIPPVSSHSFYDFEAKYIDSAAGIVPAPLTEEQTRRVQELAVAAFEAASCEGLVRADFFLLDSGEFVINEINTMPGFTPISMYPRMWQESGVSYPELVDRLLQAALRRSTGLR
- a CDS encoding DUF3515 domain-containing protein, whose translation is MALALVSMAGCTFTGDSDDSVALAVPTPSAQAAAMCRALHKELPTTVNGLKRGTAEPASDYTAVWGDPAVQLRCGVPRPEAMGSTTESAGVNGVEWLPEKRKDGYRFTTVLRRAYVEVTVPGKYAPEVNALLDLAKAVKKTVPKGVA
- a CDS encoding Lrp/AsnC family transcriptional regulator, with the protein product MVQAYILIQTEVGKASTVADVIAKLPGVIQAEDVTGPYDVIVRAQADTVDELGRMVVAKVQQVEGITRTLTCPVVHL